ATCTCGGTGCGCCATGATCAGCACGAGCAGCGCTGGAGCTTCGTAGATTTCGCGGGACTTGATGCCGACTAAGCGGTTTTCCAGCATATCGATGCGGCCAACCCCGTGCTTGCCAACGGTTTCATTTAAGGTGCTGACGAGGTCAACGGGACTCATGGCACTGCCATTTAGGGCAACCGGGAGACCTTTTTCAAAGGTGATTTCGACGTATTCTGGCTCGTCGGGAGTTTCGGCAATGCCCTTCGTGAGGAGATAGATTTCTTCTAATGGCTCATTCCAGGGATCTTCGAGGGGGCCAGCTTCGATGCTGCGTCCGAGGATGTTTCGGTCAATACTGTAGGGGGAAGACTTCTTCACGGGGGCAGTAATCCCAAATTGCTCACCGTAGGCAATGGTTTGCTCGCGGCTCATGCCCCATTCCCGTGCAGGCGCGAGAACTTTTAGATCGGGGTTGAGAGCGGCGATCGCTACATCAAAGCGAACTTGGTCATTGCCTTTTCCAGTACAGCCGTGGGCTACGGCATCTGCGCCGTACTCAGCCGCCGCGTCAACGAGTAGCTTGGCGATTAAGGGTCTGGCTAGAGCGGTAGAGAGAGGATAGCGATTTTCGTACAGTGCGTTGGCCTGAATCGATGGAAACGCATAGTCTTTAATGAAATCTGCGGTTGCGTCGGCAACGAGAGAAACACTCGCGCCAGAGTCGAGAGCTTTCTGTTTGATGGGGGCTAATTCATCCCCTTGACCGAGGTCCGCAGCGAGGGTGATGACTTCTTCAACGCCCCATTCATTTTTGAGGTAAGGAATACAGACGGAGGTATCTACCCCACCGGAATATGCTAGAACTACTTTCTTTGCGCGCCCCATGAAAATTTCTCTTGATACGACAACCTCCCATTATGGGGCTATTTATCAAAAATTCTGTGCTTAAAAAACAACAAATTCTGACACGATCTGGAGGAAGAAGTTTCTCCATCCACTGCAACAGAACTGTTCTAGGGCTTGAGTGTTCTAGGGCTTCGTAGCGACACCCTTGTATAGGTAGGTCAGAAACTTAGGAGCGCGGTTGGCGTAGAATTCTTCGATTTGAACTGGCCCAAACTGTTGTTCGATCAAAGTACGGATGTTGCGGTTGAGGTGGCAGCCGTCGGCAAGGCGTTTTTGCAAGGGATTAAGGCGATTCTGCCAGGTTTGGACTTTCGGATCAGGACTTAACCCGTGTTCGACGAAGAAGAAGTGTCCGCCCGGACGAAGTACGCGGTAGATCTCCTGGATGGCTTGTTCGACGTTGGCAATGCTGCACAGTGTCCAGGTACTGACGACACTATCAAAGCTGGCATCGGGGAAGGGTAATTGTTCTCCGTTGAGTACGCGATGATCGACCGTGAGAGTACCAGATTGAATCCGCTTTTCCGCAAGGGCATGGACTCCGGGATTAGCATCGATCGCCACCAAGGTTTGAACCGTCTCAGGATAATGA
This genomic interval from Synechococcales cyanobacterium T60_A2020_003 contains the following:
- a CDS encoding argininosuccinate synthase, which gives rise to MGRAKKVVLAYSGGVDTSVCIPYLKNEWGVEEVITLAADLGQGDELAPIKQKALDSGASVSLVADATADFIKDYAFPSIQANALYENRYPLSTALARPLIAKLLVDAAAEYGADAVAHGCTGKGNDQVRFDVAIAALNPDLKVLAPAREWGMSREQTIAYGEQFGITAPVKKSSPYSIDRNILGRSIEAGPLEDPWNEPLEEIYLLTKGIAETPDEPEYVEITFEKGLPVALNGSAMSPVDLVSTLNETVGKHGVGRIDMLENRLVGIKSREIYEAPALLVLIMAHRDLESLTLTADVTHYKRSLEQTYSELVYNGLWYSPLKGALDAFIQQTQERVSGTVRVKLFKGTATVVGRKSDKSLYTPDLATYGAEDQFDHKAAEGFIYVWGLPTRVWSEKSRQG
- a CDS encoding class I SAM-dependent methyltransferase codes for the protein MGFYTERIFPYLLDWSMSDPIFTQYRQELLKDVQGDVLEIGFGTGLNLAHYPETVQTLVAIDANPGVHALAEKRIQSGTLTVDHRVLNGEQLPFPDASFDSVVSTWTLCSIANVEQAIQEIYRVLRPGGHFFFVEHGLSPDPKVQTWQNRLNPLQKRLADGCHLNRNIRTLIEQQFGPVQIEEFYANRAPKFLTYLYKGVATKP